A section of the Phaseolus vulgaris cultivar G19833 chromosome 8, P. vulgaris v2.0, whole genome shotgun sequence genome encodes:
- the LOC137825145 gene encoding uncharacterized protein, translating into MTDLPIQKVLKKPDVAGRMVKWAVELSEFDIKYEPRGPIKGQIFADFVVELSSEAVQSAGDYFRWVLSVDGSSNQLGSGAGVILEGPNDVLIEQSLRFAFKANNNQAEYEALIAGILLAKEMGAKVLMAKSDSLLVTGQVTGEFQAKDPQMAAYLEYVQELKRSFVLFEVVHVPREQNARADLLAKLASSGKRGRQRTVIQETLKTPRAFVADHQVLKVCRSMERTARSHRSLTQETLRTPRVRAHPAGVTNDASLHYP; encoded by the coding sequence ATGACTGACTTACctatccagaaggttttgaaaaaaccagatgtagctgggaggatggtaaaatgggcggtggagttgtcggaattcgacatcaagtatgagccccgaggaccaatcaaggggcaaatcttcgctgactttgtggtcgagctatcTTCTGAAGCAGTGCAGAGCGCCGGGGAttattttcgttgggtgctctcggtggatgggtcgtctaaccagctgggtagcggggctggggttattttggaaggacccaacgacgTATTGATAGagcaatctctgaggtttgcctttaaagccaacaataatcaggcggagtatgaggctttgatcgctggtattttgttggcaaaggagatgggagcaaaggtgctgatggccaagagtgattcGTTGTTGGTCACTGGCCAGGTAACCGGCGAGTTTCAGGCcaaagatccgcagatggcggcttacctggagtacgtgcaagaaTTAAAGAGGTCCTTTGTcttgtttgaagtggtgcacgtgccaagagagcagaatgcccgagctgacttgctggccaagctcgccagttcaggcaagaggggcaggcagaggaccgttatacaagaaactttgaagacacctcgagcgtttgtggcagatcaccaggTTCTTAAAGTATGCAGGTCAATGGAAAGGACGGCGAGGAGTCATAGGTCCTTGACTCAAGAGACTTTGAGGACGCCAAGAGTTAGGGCACATCCAGCGGGAGTGACAAATGACGCAAGTTTGCACTATCCATAA
- the LOC137825146 gene encoding uncharacterized protein: MRRTRQTSPEPSVEEGAVTMAQVLEMMRMLQDNVAASRAEQEKMQAELAASQSRNDELNHVNEELRRTLQTQKERAVGEGMPMPPSPPRAFPMPFSPEIMQTMVPPNLVGVKASFTGVEDPEAHLTAFHTQMMLSGGSDAVYCKMFMSTLSGIAMEWFVSLPEGHITSFHQFSKFFTEHYIVNRAPSVVSYDLFDVRQYQGELLKDYLNRFGAQVVRLPSKDEDMLVHAFKKGVLPGPFGESLIKSHPSTFVEIRRRAVAYIVAETEVSEKRGSAAPLKPRGGQGKQQQHTRVHEAKEGKKVQGKPRPYAPRKDQGRGRARENNAPPRYDFMVGLADLIALPAVAARLRVPEKTDKVLGRKKNEWCEFHQAFGHTLHSCLALGHQLAELVKSGFLADYLREAQGDRASGAQAGEQQHEIPVHGEVRTIAGGFSGGGCTASQRRRYARSVMAVDSVDEGHFPEVDITFKKADLRDVVPHDNDPVVISLITAGRRAHRVLVDQGSSADVMFWPMFNKLQLSPDQLRPYTGCLYDFAGDQKPNGKWRMCVDFTDLNKACPKDSYPLPSIDALLDSASRGKLLSFLDAFSGYNQIRMHPRDECKIAFMTERSCYCYKVMPFGLKNAGATYQQLMDRVLSPMLGRNVHAYVDDMVVTSREKEHRVADLEELFTTIARYRLKLNPEKCIFGVEARKFLGFLLTERGIEANPEKCAAIVAMRSPTTVKEVQQLTGRLAALSRFMSAGGEKGHPYFQCLKRNIRFLWTQECEEAFIKLKEYLASPPVLRKPQVGTPLRLYFAVTERAVSSVLVQEQDQVQRPVYFVSKVLQGPETRYQALEKATLTVVFSARRLRHYFHSFTVVVMTDLPIQKVLKKPDVAGRMVKWAVELSEFDIQYEPRGPIKGQVFADFVVELSSVATPSEGLDFRWVLSVDGSSNQQGSGAGICVYGEQCTRLMSELHEGVCGSHVGGRALASRILRAGYYWPTLKEDCVRYAQRCKQC, translated from the exons ATGAGGAGAACAAGACAAACATCACCTGAGCCATCTGTTGaggaaggagctgtgacaatggcgcaggtcctggagatgatGCGTATGCTGCAGGACAATGTCGCAGCGTCGAGAGCTGAACAAGAAAAGATGCAAGCGGAGTTGGCTGCATCGCAGAGTAGGAATGATGAGTTGAATCACGTTAATGAGGAGCTGAGAAGGACGTTACAGACGCAGAAGGAACGCGCAGTTGGAGAAGGGATGCCAATGCCACCATCGCCTCCGAGAGCGTTCCCTATGCCGttctcccctgaaatcatgCAAACCATGGTACCTCCCAACCTAGTGGGAGTGAAGGCGTCATTCACCGGGGTAGAAGATCCAGAAGcacatctgacggcgttccacactcagatgatgctgtctgggggctcagatgccgtgtattgcaagatgttcatgagcactctgaGTGGGATCGCCATGGAATGGTTCGTGAGTCtgccagagggtcatatcacgtcCTTCCATCAGTTTTCGAAGTTTTTCACTGAGCATTACATCGTTAACAGAGCACCTTCAGTGGTGTcgtacgatctgttcgatgtaCGCCAGTATCAAGGTGAGttgctgaaagactacctcaaccgcttcgGAGCCCAAGTGGTTAGATTGCCCAGCAAGGACgaggatatgctggtgcatgcgtttaagaagggagtgctgcctggtccCTTCGGTGAGTCGCTCATCAaaagccatcccagcacctttgtgGAGATCCGGCGACGCGCAGTGGCGTACATAGTGGCAgagacagaggtttctgagaaaagaggaagtgctgcaccactaAAGCCGCGTGGAGGACAGGGGAAGCAGCAGCAGCAcacgagggtgcatgaggcaaagGAGGGAAAGAAGGTGCAGGGGAAACCTCGTCCTTATGCACCCAGGAAGGACCagggcagggggcgtgcaagggagaataatgcACCCCCAAGATACGATTTCATGGTAGGGTTGGCGGATCTaatcgcccttcctgccgtagcCGCAAGActccgagtaccagagaagacagataaggtacttgggaGGAAGAAGaacgagtggtgtgagtttcaccaagcctttggccacacactccactcctgcttggcgttgggacaccagcTGGCGGAGTTGGTAAAGTCTGGGTTCCTGGCAGATTACCTGCGAGAggcgcagggtgatcgcgcatcGGGGGCCCAGGcaggagaacagcagcatgaaatCCCTGTGCACGGGGAGGTGCGAACGATTGCGGGAGGCTTCTCCGGTGGGGGGTGCACCGCATCACAAAGAAGAAGGTATGCTCGATCGGTTATGGCCGTGGACTCAGTGGACGAGGGCCATTTCCCCGAGGTAGATATCACTTTCAagaaagctgatctacgggacgttgtaccacacgacaacgatcctgtggtcatctccctcatcacagcaggaaggcgaGCGCATAGAGTGCTCgtagaccaagggagctcggcagacgtcatgttctggccgatGTTCAACAAGTTGCAGCTGTCCCCCGATCAACTCAGGCCATATACCGGATGTCTTTACGactttgcaggggatcag aagccaaacggcaagtggaggatgtgcgtggacttcactgacctcaacaaggcatgccccaaagattccTACCCTCTACCCAGTATAGACGCTCTGTTGGATAGCGCATCAAGGGGGAAACTACtcagtttcttggatgcattctcaggatacaaccagatcagaatgcaccccagggatgaatgcaagatagcattcatgactgaacggtcttgctactgctacaaggtaatgccgttcgggctgaagaatgcgggggctacctatcAGCAActtatggatagggtgctctcgcccatgcttggAAGAAACGTGcatgcatatgtagatgacatggtggtcacatcCCGAGAGAAGGAGCATCGTGTTGCCGATCTGGAGgaactattcaccaccatcgccaggtacaggttgaagctcaaccctgagaaatgtatttttggcgtggaggcaaggaagttcttgggattcctcctGACAGAGCGTGGAATCGAAGCTAATCCAGAGAAGTGCgcagcaatcgtggcaatgaggagtccaacgacggtgaaggaggtgcaacaactcACCGGTCGGCTGGCAGCAttatcccggtttatgtccgctggaggggagaaaggtcatccgtatttccagtgtctTAAGCGCAACATcagattcctttggacacaggagtgcgaggaggccttcatcaagttgaaggagtacctggcaagCCCACCGGTCTTGCGTAAACCACAAGTGGGcacccctcttcgtctatactttgctgtgacggagagagcagtcagttcagtcctggtgcaagagcaagatcaggtccagaggcctgtgtactttgtgagtaaggtactgcaaggccctgaaacaaggtaccaagccctcgagaaggctacCCTGACGGTAGTATTTTCAGCAAGAAGACTCAgacattatttccacagcttcacagtagtggtaatgacagatctgcccatccaaaaggtgTTAAAGAAACCAGAcgtagcgggaaggatggtcaagtgggcggtggaattgtcagagttcgatattcagtacgagccccgaggaccaataaaggggcaggtgttcgccgattttgtggtcgagctctcgtcggtCGCGACACCTTCAGAAGGGTTAGACTTCCGATGGGTATTATCAGTGGATGGCTCTtccaatcagcagggaagcggcgctggg atctgcgtgTATGGCGAGCAATGTACTAGGCTTATGTCAGAGCtacacgagggggtgtgcggaagtcatgtaggtggtcgcgctttggcaagtaggatcctccgcgcggggtactactggccaacgttgaaggaagactgcgtgagGTATGCTCAACGTTGCAAACAGTGTTAA
- the LOC137825147 gene encoding uncharacterized protein → MAEDLPSIITKSVESSTKKLQDDISILEEENRLIRIEAEKLSCNLMMAKIDHSRVEDAMSAELRVARKETSDLRQKLHLLAQEKIELERKVEKERDDAVAELAKTKEENAKIAAELAQAREENKKVAEDLVQAREKTEELKKRANELEQQTKGLKKQSKELELSSAQVLAAGFDAAMEQVACQYPDLDLSMVSLYNEVVDGKIVPSED, encoded by the exons atggcagaggatctccCTTCCATCATAACAAAATccgtggagagctccaccaaaAAGCTTCAGGATGATATCTCCATACtcgaagaggagaatcgcctgataagaatcgaggcggagaagttatctTGCAACCTCATGATGGCAAAGATCGACCACTCAAGGGTGGAGGATGCCATGAGCGCCGAGCTGCGGGTCGCACGCAAGGAGACTTCCGATCTacgccagaaactgcacctccttgctcaagagaagatcgagctggaga gaaaagttgaaaaggaGAGGGATGACGCCGTGGCTGAGCTCGCCAAAACCAAAGAGGAGAATGCAAAGATCGCTgccgagctggcccaggcgcgggaggaaaacaagaaggttgctgaagacctcgtTCAAGCTCGTGAGaaaactgaagaactgaagaaacgaGCTAACGAGCTAGAACAGCAAACCAAGGGGCTCAAAAAGCAAAGCAAAGAGCTCGAactgagctccgcccaagtcctcgcCGCTGGGTTTGACGCTGCCATGGAGCAAGTCGCCTGCCAATAccccgatctcgacctctccatggtgtcactATACAATGAAGtagtggatgggaagatcgtgccttctgaagattag